Proteins from one Staphylococcus sp. IVB6214 genomic window:
- the atpA gene encoding F0F1 ATP synthase subunit alpha yields MAIKAEEISALLRSQIENYESEMSVTDVGTVIQIGDGIALVHGLNDVMAGELLEFHNGVLGLAQNLEETNVGVVILGPFDEIKEGDEVKRTGRIMEVPVGEELIGRVVNPLGQPIDGQGPLNTTKTRPIEKKATGVMARKSVDEPLQTGIKAIDALVPIGRGQRELIIGDRQTGKTTVAIDTILNQKDQDMICVYVAIGQKESTVRASVEKLRQAGALDYTIVVSASAAQPAPMLYIAPYAGVSIAEEFMFNGKHVLIVYDDLTKQAAAYRELSLLLRRPPGREAYPGDVFYLHSRLLERAAKLNDDLGGGSITALPFVETQAGDISAYVPTNVISITDGQIFLQSDLFFSGIRPAINAGLSVSRVGGSAQIKAMKKVAGTLRLDLASYRELESFAQFGSDLDEATSRKLERGKRTVEVLKQDQNKPLPVEHQVLIIYALTRGYLDDIPVEDITRFEDEIIEWTKANANDIFTEIRETGGLPADEKFEAAINEFKKSFKRIEQ; encoded by the coding sequence ATGGCCATAAAAGCTGAAGAGATTAGTGCATTACTTCGCTCACAAATTGAAAACTATGAGTCTGAGATGTCAGTAACAGATGTAGGTACAGTTATTCAAATTGGTGACGGTATTGCATTAGTTCACGGATTAAATGACGTTATGGCTGGGGAATTATTAGAGTTCCATAACGGCGTTCTTGGATTGGCTCAAAACTTAGAAGAAACAAATGTCGGGGTTGTTATTTTAGGACCATTCGACGAAATCAAAGAAGGCGACGAAGTGAAACGAACAGGTCGTATCATGGAAGTACCTGTTGGTGAAGAACTTATCGGTCGTGTTGTAAACCCATTAGGTCAACCAATCGATGGTCAAGGGCCATTAAATACGACTAAAACACGTCCAATCGAGAAAAAAGCAACAGGCGTTATGGCGCGTAAATCTGTTGATGAGCCTTTACAAACAGGTATCAAAGCCATTGACGCACTTGTACCAATCGGTCGTGGTCAACGTGAGTTAATTATCGGTGACCGTCAAACTGGTAAAACAACAGTTGCTATTGATACGATTTTAAACCAAAAAGATCAAGATATGATCTGTGTATATGTTGCAATCGGTCAAAAAGAATCAACAGTACGTGCATCAGTTGAAAAACTACGTCAAGCAGGTGCGCTTGATTACACAATCGTTGTATCTGCATCGGCAGCACAACCAGCACCAATGTTATACATCGCGCCATATGCAGGTGTATCTATCGCTGAAGAATTTATGTTCAACGGCAAACATGTATTAATCGTTTATGATGATTTAACAAAACAAGCGGCAGCATATCGTGAGTTATCATTATTATTACGTCGTCCACCAGGTCGTGAAGCATACCCAGGTGATGTATTCTACCTACATAGCCGTTTATTAGAGCGTGCTGCAAAGCTTAACGATGATTTAGGTGGCGGTTCGATCACTGCCTTACCATTCGTAGAGACACAAGCAGGGGACATCTCTGCATACGTTCCAACGAACGTTATCTCAATTACAGATGGTCAAATCTTCTTACAATCTGACTTATTCTTCTCTGGTATTCGTCCTGCCATTAACGCAGGTTTATCAGTATCACGTGTAGGTGGATCTGCACAAATCAAAGCGATGAAGAAAGTTGCAGGGACATTACGTCTTGACCTTGCATCATATCGTGAACTTGAGTCATTCGCACAGTTCGGTTCAGATTTAGATGAAGCGACATCACGTAAACTTGAACGTGGTAAGAGAACGGTTGAAGTATTGAAACAAGACCAAAACAAACCACTTCCAGTAGAACATCAAGTATTAATTATTTATGCTTTAACACGCGGTTATCTTGATGATATTCCAGTTGAAGACATCACACGCTTTGAAGACGAAATCATTGAATGGACAAAAGCCAATGCAAACGACATCTTCACAGAAATCCGTGAAACAGGTGGCTTACCAGCAGATGAGAAATTTGAAGCAGCGATCAACGAATTCAAGAAAAGCTTCAAAAGAATAGAGCAATAA
- a CDS encoding F0F1 ATP synthase subunit delta: protein MANVAQKYAQALFDVALKAEVLSQVYSELTEIHTAIQNQKSDLATMDYEPKITANERRQLVDNVFNGVHPYLLNTLKVIATQRNFRLLPEIYRAFEESYYAFHGLADAYVESAASLSEVELEQVKQALLVRTDLKDLNLHTTVNEGLIGGVRVKIGTKVYDGSIQNDLNQLVKQFSRVN from the coding sequence ATGGCTAATGTAGCTCAAAAATATGCCCAAGCACTTTTCGATGTTGCTTTGAAAGCAGAAGTGTTATCGCAAGTTTATAGCGAATTGACTGAGATCCATACTGCGATCCAAAATCAAAAAAGTGATTTGGCAACGATGGATTACGAACCAAAAATCACAGCAAATGAACGTCGTCAATTGGTAGACAATGTATTTAATGGCGTACATCCATACTTATTAAATACATTGAAGGTGATTGCAACACAACGTAATTTCCGACTTTTACCAGAGATTTATCGTGCATTTGAAGAAAGTTATTACGCATTTCATGGACTTGCGGATGCTTACGTTGAATCTGCAGCATCACTTTCTGAAGTGGAATTAGAACAAGTGAAGCAAGCTTTACTTGTTCGTACAGATCTTAAAGATTTAAATTTACACACGACTGTCAATGAAGGATTGATTGGTGGCGTACGTGTCAAAATTGGAACGAAGGTCTATGATGGCTCAATCCAAAATGATTTAAATCAACTTGTTAAGCAGTTTAGTAGAGTTAATTAA
- a CDS encoding F0F1 ATP synthase subunit B: protein MTANLFTFAAGSGVNIGDIAVTLVTFTILLVLLKKYAWGPLKQVMDDRERSINKDIDDAEQAKLNAQRLEEENQKILKETQDEVHKIIEDAKLQARRQQEEIIHEANKRANGMIETAQSEINSEKERALAEINNQVSELSVLIASKVLRKEISEQDQKALVEKYIKEVGDK from the coding sequence GTGACTGCCAACTTATTTACCTTTGCAGCAGGTAGTGGCGTTAATATCGGTGATATCGCCGTTACATTGGTGACATTTACCATCTTATTAGTGCTACTGAAAAAGTATGCATGGGGACCATTAAAACAAGTGATGGACGACCGTGAACGTTCAATCAATAAAGATATTGATGATGCAGAACAAGCAAAATTAAATGCGCAACGTCTTGAAGAAGAGAACCAAAAAATCTTAAAAGAAACACAAGACGAAGTGCATAAAATTATTGAAGATGCTAAGTTACAAGCACGTCGTCAACAAGAAGAAATCATCCACGAAGCGAATAAACGTGCGAACGGTATGATTGAAACAGCACAAAGTGAAATCAACAGCGAAAAAGAACGTGCGTTAGCTGAAATCAACAATCAAGTTTCTGAGCTTTCAGTATTAATCGCATCAAAAGTATTACGCAAAGAAATTTCTGAACAAGATCAGAAAGCACTCGTTGAAAAGTACATTAAAGAGGTAGGGGATAAATAA
- the atpE gene encoding F0F1 ATP synthase subunit C, translating to MNLIAAAIAIGLSALGAGIGNGLIVSRTVEGVARQPEARTQLMSIMFIGIGLVEALPIIGVVITFIVLFQ from the coding sequence ATGAATTTAATCGCAGCAGCAATCGCAATCGGTTTATCAGCATTAGGTGCAGGTATTGGTAACGGTCTTATCGTATCTAGAACAGTAGAAGGTGTTGCACGTCAACCAGAAGCACGTACACAATTAATGTCAATCATGTTCATCGGTATCGGTTTAGTTGAAGCACTTCCAATCATCGGCGTAGTTATTACATTTATCGTATTATTCCAATAA
- the atpB gene encoding F0F1 ATP synthase subunit A codes for MQHENPIVTWHFLGVDINFNLSTIMMLLITAVIVFIIAIACTRNLQKRPKGAQNFIEWVFDFVRGVIESNMAWKTGGQFHFLAVTLILFIFVANMLGLPMSLVVGHTLWWKSPTADPHVTLTLATMMVLLTHYYGVKMRGAKAYAKGYATPYAALLPINLFEEFSSTLTLGLRLYGNIYAGEILLGLLAGVATTTIGWIIGIPGLIIWQGFSIFIGTIQAYIFIMLSMVYMSHKVADNH; via the coding sequence ATGCAACATGAAAATCCAATTGTAACGTGGCACTTTTTAGGTGTAGATATTAACTTCAACTTATCTACAATCATGATGCTTTTGATTACAGCAGTTATTGTATTCATCATTGCAATTGCATGTACACGCAATCTGCAAAAGCGTCCTAAAGGTGCACAAAACTTCATTGAGTGGGTTTTTGACTTTGTGCGTGGTGTTATTGAGAGTAATATGGCATGGAAAACTGGGGGGCAATTCCACTTCTTAGCAGTGACATTGATCCTATTCATCTTTGTGGCGAATATGCTCGGCTTACCAATGTCCTTGGTTGTCGGTCATACATTGTGGTGGAAATCACCGACTGCAGATCCACACGTAACGCTAACATTAGCGACAATGATGGTGTTATTAACACATTATTATGGTGTGAAGATGCGTGGTGCAAAAGCTTACGCAAAAGGGTATGCAACACCTTATGCAGCGTTATTGCCAATTAATCTCTTTGAAGAGTTCTCTTCAACATTAACGCTCGGTTTGCGTCTCTACGGTAACATCTATGCTGGTGAGATCTTGTTAGGTCTTTTAGCAGGTGTGGCTACTACAACAATCGGTTGGATTATCGGTATTCCTGGCCTGATTATTTGGCAAGGCTTCTCAATCTTTATCGGTACAATCCAAGCTTATATCTTTATCATGTTATCAATGGTATACATGTCACACAAAGTGGCAGACAACCATTAA
- a CDS encoding ATP synthase subunit I → MKRFLKKSQPFLTVYMSMISILVVLNLLYHHTFVVGLLVGTLASMVNTTIFEYYLWRAQHRPASPISTGNGWRYLVAIVACTIWFFNQSEIHIIGVLIGLMISYALIIFRPLFKRG, encoded by the coding sequence ATGAAACGTTTCTTAAAAAAATCACAGCCTTTTTTAACCGTTTACATGAGTATGATTTCCATACTTGTCGTGTTAAACTTGTTGTATCATCACACATTTGTTGTCGGTTTGCTTGTTGGGACGCTTGCATCTATGGTGAATACAACCATATTTGAGTACTATCTTTGGCGTGCACAACACCGTCCTGCGAGTCCGATATCAACAGGGAATGGCTGGCGATATTTAGTTGCGATAGTCGCCTGTACAATTTGGTTTTTCAACCAATCAGAAATACATATTATAGGTGTACTCATTGGGCTAATGATTTCATACGCATTAATTATTTTTCGTCCCTTGTTCAAAAGGGGATAG